In bacterium, the DNA window TCAACTAACAGCTGGGCAACAAAAGCCAATATGACGACTGCACGTCTTTTCTTAGGGGTAGCAGAAGTGGGTTCCAAAATATACGCAATAGGAGGATGGGTGTACGGGGCACCTAATGTTCTTGCTACAAACGAGGAATACGACCCGTCAACTGATAGCTGGACGACAAAAGAGCCTCTACCAACTGCACGCCGTTCAATGGGAGTAGCAGCAGTGGGTGGCAAGATATATGTTATCGGAGGATGGGATGGTACTAACAGCTTTGCTACAAACGAGGAATACGACCCTGCAACTGATGGCTGGACAGTAAGGGAGCCTATGCTGGCTGCAAGGAGTGGGCATGTAGCAGTGGCAGTGAATGATATGATATATGCTATTGGAGGGGGAGTGGCAGGTCCGGGTACTGCTAATGAGGAATATGACCCTGCATCCGACCTTTGGACAGTGATGGCGCCTATGCCAACTGCACGACTCGCAATTGGGGGAGCCGAAGCAGGTGGTAAGGTATACATTATTGGGGGAACTGATGGTACTAATGCTCTTGCCATAAATGAAGAGTATGACCCAGTAGCTGATAGTTGGGCGACAAGAGCAGCTATGCCAACTGCAAGATACCAGCCAGCAGTTGCTGCAGTGACTACTGGTAAAACAGCAGCAATCGTGAAGATATATGTTATTGGAGGCTTTACTGGACAAGAATTTCTTAATACTAATGAGGAATATACTCCTGGTGTAGGGATTGAAGATATTGAGATTGATGTTCCAATATGCGAATTAAGTATAGCCCCTACTGTATCTTGTAGAGATTTTAATATAAGTTATAGTATCAAAGAGCCATCTTTCATCAGTGTTAAGATATACGATGCTTCTGGTAGGCTTGTATGTACCTTAGTTGACGGATTAGCAAATGCCGGTTCTTATAGAGGGCATTGGGATGCAAGAGGTGCGACCTCAAGTAGTGTTGAGTCAGGTGTATATTTTTGCCAGCTTACAGTAGATAACAATAGTGTGACTAAGAAAATGATTGTGATGAGGTGATACCTTAAGGTGTCATGCTGAACCCTTCGCTATTGCTCAGGACAGGCTCAGTGAAGCATCTTAATGTAGAGGAGTATACAGGATACAAGGATTAGTGAATAGAAAAGGTAAAATGCAAAATTGCGTATCCATGCGATAGGAAGATAGTTTTACCATTTTTAGAAATGAAAGGAACGCCCCAAAGTTTAGTAAAAAGGAGGTGAATAAAGACGAACAGGTATAAAAGAGTGAGTACCACGAGGATGAGAATACCACAGCTACTGGTTGGGACTGTGTTTTAGTATTACTGTGTGTGAAAATCTCTGCTGATTGCACAGCAATGTTCATTTCAAATGAGGGTGTGAGAATTACTTCAGGTGAAAAAGTGCTGTTCATAGATGCGTTTTTTCAGGGAGGGATGACCCCGGTGAAGCTACAGAAGCTGATATTATTTTTGTTACCCATTCCCATTTCGACCATTTTGATGCTAATAATGTTATACAAGTAGCTAACAATACAGGTGCTAAAGTGGTTGCTGGAAACGATGTGATGCAGCATCTTACCGGTCAGGTACCGCAAGAGCAGCTAATATTGGTTCAGCCATCGGAGAGTAATTATGTTAGTATAGATGTTGATGAAGTCCATGTAGAGAGTTACAGATACGACGCACATCCAAGTAACAATTATTTTATCACAGTGGGCGGATGCTGTATATATCATCCTGGTGATTATGGAGTTAGGTACGAATATCCTTATAACTTTGCACAGAACAACAAGGTTAATCTCGCCTTCTGTGCATGCAGGTGTAGTCCAATTGACCCCAATTCAATGCTATCAGAGGTACTCACTACTTATCCTAATGCTGAGTATTTAGTTGGCATACACTTTGGAGACGAGGCACGTTGTTATCATGTACCAACGAGTGAAAGTAGTATCATGCATCGTGGCGATACTATCGTCGTATCAAGCCAGGGGATTACAGATATCTCTCATACTCACAGCAGAACCATTCTATATGGAAACTTACCTAACCCATTCAACAGGTATACAACAATCAGTTACCAGCTACCTTGTGACCAAAATGTGACACTTGTGATTTATGATGTCACAGGAAAGCTGATAAGGATATTAAGCGATAATTTTGAAACTAATGGATTACATAACATTCGCTGGGATGGACAAAATTCTGATGGAATAGAGAGTCCACCAGGTATATATTTCTCTGTACTTAATGGTGGAAGTTCTTCTCAGACACATAAAATGTTGAAAATCAAGTAAAGGAGACTTTTTGGGCGTTTCTTTATAACTCTTCATTCACCATATTTGAAAATTTTGTAGTGGCGTATTGCTACTACATTCAATCTGTTCGACCATCTCCTATTCCTCAATCATCTCAATATTTGCACGTGGTAGAGTTATACGATTGCCATCGTCAAGTTCTACTTCAACGACCCTAACTTTAGCACCTGTCTCTATAAGCTGAAGTTCTGATGGTAAAGCAGTCACCTTACCAATTTGACCAAAGTTGGGCTCTCGAATAATTCTCACTTTTGAACCTACTTCAACTCCCTTTGAGTCCCGACTTTGTCGGGATTGAGTTACTGCTTCTTCTCTAATTTCGTGTACCTCTTCATCAAGCGGTATGATTACTTCCGGTCTCAACACACCCGCCCTTATCTGGGTAGCGCCATTTATTGAGACTTTCTTTCCTTCGTGTGCACACAAGAGGTCAAAAGTCCTCTGTGCCATATTCATTGGACCGAAGCCTTCAGTAACAATAACTGTTATCCCCTTTTGCTCTGTCCCGGTTATAGCAACTCCAATCTCGTAGCCTAAGAAGTCTTTTATATCTTTATCAGCTATACCACCAACTACAATCCCTTTACAGCCACATTCAACTGCCTTTTGTAATACTTCGTGTGTCACAAGTGAGCCCCCTATAATTACTTTACCTTTAAGGTCTTCAGATATATCATCTTTTGTCAAAACTGTTGTCGGCTTTTCTGCCACTTTTGCAAGTATTCCATGAGTCTCGCCTCCTATCCCAAATATACCCTGAACAAACGCTCCTGTGGTCTCAACTGCTACCCCTTCATTTGGAAAGACTTCTGTCACAATCCCATCTATATAGGCGTTTATTTCTACAAGAGTGGGTGGATGCCTTAATATTGCTTGACCTGTAATTTTGGATACACTTTCAAGAGTCCCATCTATAGGTGAAGTTACAGTAGTCTTCAGCAACCCAAATACTCCCTTTGTTTGTGCTATTATTTCACCCTTTTTTAATGTATCACCCGGATGTTTTATAAGGTAATGATCAACATCCTCAGGTAGTACTCCCAACAGGCCACCAACATTAAGTGGCTCAACATCTCCAGGTAGCTGTGTCCGTGCTACAATTGTGTCTGCACTCACTTTACCTGCTACCCATGCCACTACCTGCCCTTTTATTGGTAGCCTTCTTTCTTTACGAATACGAGCCCTCGGTGTAATCTTAAGACCCGGAGTGTATGCATGCGCCATGTTAAATTTTTAATTAGTTTTTATTTTTATATCCAAATTATTTTAAATATATTCGAATACAGGAACCTGAATATGAGTCTCTGCCTCTTTTCTATTGATAAGCTCGTAAACCCGTGAAGTAACTTCTTGGCTCATCACCTTCTCGCCGCATCTTTCACAGACATAAGCAGGTATA includes these proteins:
- a CDS encoding YgiT-type zinc finger protein, with the translated sequence MKCLYCRGKMEFKSASIEICVDSETYVVRSIPAYVCERCGEKVMSQEVTSRVYELINRKEAETHIQVPVFEYI
- a CDS encoding T9SS type A sorting domain-containing protein translates to STNSWATKANMTTARLFLGVAEVGSKIYAIGGWVYGAPNVLATNEEYDPSTDSWTTKEPLPTARRSMGVAAVGGKIYVIGGWDGTNSFATNEEYDPATDGWTVREPMLAARSGHVAVAVNDMIYAIGGGVAGPGTANEEYDPASDLWTVMAPMPTARLAIGGAEAGGKVYIIGGTDGTNALAINEEYDPVADSWATRAAMPTARYQPAVAAVTTGKTAAIVKIYVIGGFTGQEFLNTNEEYTPGVGIEDIEIDVPICELSIAPTVSCRDFNISYSIKEPSFISVKIYDASGRLVCTLVDGLANAGSYRGHWDARGATSSSVESGVYFCQLTVDNNSVTKKMIVMR
- a CDS encoding T9SS type A sorting domain-containing protein produces the protein MHRGDTIVVSSQGITDISHTHSRTILYGNLPNPFNRYTTISYQLPCDQNVTLVIYDVTGKLIRILSDNFETNGLHNIRWDGQNSDGIESPPGIYFSVLNGGSSSQTHKMLKIK